The Glycine max cultivar Williams 82 chromosome 3, Glycine_max_v4.0, whole genome shotgun sequence sequence ttcagcgtaattatttaactatgtTTGATTAGCAGGCAGCTATTTCTCCAGCAAAACCTCCACAAAGGTCGGATCCTGAGGTCGATGATTCACTAtatttgatgacattgaccatccaaGAGCTTTTCTTGAAGCCTTTCCAGGTTAATTGGGATGCTACCatgttcggggtctttaatccagacttcctgttgtacataaagcacgaagatctcTCCGAAATctcacacggtggtcaatgtctcatcATATCTGtcatacagttgtggattctataAGTCAATTTAGCTTACtattaattacctaagttattgctttaaattcatacataattaactttgtcttaacaacaaCAGGCATCTGACTGAAACAACTATGCGAGCAGGGAAttccgatgtgtatggattcctcgagccacagtctattcagagatctgggcaatcgcagtttgactctaaaagttacatcaagagttggatgcagagttcaaaacgtgatgtctaccttggagcctaattaaatgggtaagtcaaacaaaacaattgaatttaaataatgtatactaTACTATAATAACCCATATTCAtctccactgcagcggacactggcaaatGATGGTCATTCTGCCCAAGGAAAACCTTGTTGTCTGGTTTTATTCCTTGCATAGAAGgctagacaactaccttaagggaataattaacaggtcagtgttgttttcaatacatttgcattggcattactcaacaacatcaatttttaaatgttcctcatattcaacagtgctttgaaatgacttgatgatactccacagcctaaatccaaggctgctgctaggtggattgttgttaaggtacgtgatttaaataaaacttctacttatatatactgcttatgtgtgtgtacactaattttAGTTAACgcttaattaatatccaaatttcattatgtatttagtgtaatagacaaaaaggaagcactgagtgcggctattacatcatgcactggatgtccaccatcatcttaggaagtttcaggaataactgggaagtgaataattgtttatttcaaacaaagttgattttcttataattgatattacattattaatttatcttttatttgaccatgtagtattttaacgatgttagaccattggagtcagagagattaaaggcgctTCGCATCTAGTGGACACAATATTATCTCCAACTTAGAGATCAAACTTAGGATATTAGGAACATTAGGATGTAGGGAATTCATTTTAGCTTACTTAATAAGTTTACACTACTTGGTTTACCATTTTTCCAATTTGCTATGTCAATTGAACATTGAATGTTATTTATTGCTAGTTcttaataaatcatttattcatatttatcaatacaTAGTTTACTGTAGCTTTCTGCtaaaaactgcttgaaagcagaatgcaaATGATGTTTGCTGTGAATTATGGTCTGAAATTGCTttttacaggttaaattttgagttttttttttgtaaaacagaaagtgtatataaaaaaaaccttaaaacaacatcggttatttaaaaaaactgatgttaatatacacaaacaacatcggtttttgaaaaaaccgatgttaacatacaacTTAACATTGGTTCttccaaaaaccgatgttatttaCGTATATTagcatcggttatttgaaaagcCCGATGTTAATCTTCAAAACATTAACGTCGGTTTcatctaaataaccgatgttatatattaAGAAGTGCACCAAAATAAGTGTATAAATGTTGATGTTAAcgcatacgttaacatcgattttatataagaatcgatgttaacataaaagttaacatcagtttttttaaagaaccaatgttaacgtataagttaacatcggttcttatATAAAACAGATGTTAATGTACGCGTTAACATCAACATTTATACACTTATTTTGGTGTAGTTCTtaatatataacatcggttattttgaTAATCGATGTTGataattttatgttaacattggtttttgaaaatcgatgttaaccgtaatacttttaacatcggttaaaaatcgatgtagaaaattataaataaccgatataaaaaatatattttctagtagtgtttgaATCATATATACGACAATATATGAATGATAAACAACTTGAAACCTTATAAGCTAAGAGTTAAGAGGTGAAAAGTTATAAACCAATTAATTTAATGTCAATTTATgtgaacttttaaaaatatcattcacaGTCAGATATAATGGtgaatgtttgtttctcttactcacatataaacaaatattcTTCCAATATAATACATACATAAAATGCATATATTGACCAATATTAATGTTAGTTGACCACTTAaaaactcattattttttaaataaattctcaTTAATTATGTGTTTGAATATTTATCTATCATGATGAAGTCTATTGGTCAAAATTTATTCCACTAAGGATCACTTAAAAGAAGATTCTATGACTATATACACACATGTATATAACACAAAAAATGTTAAAGTTGTACAAAATTTTGATAGTGTACAAAATACTGACCAAAATTATTGTAAGAAAATATGTTCccaatttttgtttcatttttatttttttaagttatataaTAGTAACTAATAGAACATcaattatttgttttcataCAAATTTGTgagtatgtatatataattattttcaatatcaAATTTGTACATTAAAAACTTATCACTAAAAGGAAtggttttatttgttattccatttaattaaattactaaaattCACCAAGAGCAAGAGAGAAGAAGGATCAATGCATAAAAGGTTTTGTTGGGAGCAGAATTTGCTACGGCTTAAGATTTGGAATCTTTACATTAACAGATAACCCTTTGGCCTTTTCCGCAACCTGAATGATAGAGTGCAAAAAGCGCAATCGATCAGTCAATTCCACGGTTTGCGCTCTCAAGATGTTGTTATCAACTTCTGTCTCAGCATATGCTTCCTCCTTAGCCTTGATGCTCTCTACCAACTTCTTGTTTGCACTTTGCAACATGTTGACTTCGTTGGTCAAATCCTCCAATCGCTTATGCTTTCTCAACCGCGATTGTCTTGCATATTCACGGTTCAATGCCCTCCTCTTCATATTCGTCTCGTCCATTTGTGGTGGATCACCTCCTTCGTAATCAGATTTCACCAAACTTTGACTTGAAGTCATTTCACTTGTTTGCAAGAAGAAAACTTGAGTTGAAAATAGAACTTTAGTTAATGTAAATCATTTTTTGCtccacacacatacatataccTAGGAAGACTATAAGAGgttagagaatttaattttgataatagatataataatcatatataaatgatcaatttttttttgattaattttaatgttaactattaatttgaatatattagTTGAATTTCACACTTCCCATGCTCTaaccaattatatatatatatatcacttacATATAACtcctctaaaaatatatatatcatttatagCATTTAGTAGTGCTTTCATTGTTATAAtgacaattataaataaaaaaattaatccagtcaaaaaaatattaattatgtataaAGATTGacttttatcattttctatttcaacTTTTCTTATTCAACTTCTAATTTATTGCACGTTTGTTTGCGggtcaaattcaatttaatccATTTATGTGAGAAACAACAATCAGTAACTTGGCTGATTTTGGCCATTTGGACGTGGTGAGAAGATATTAATCCACGTTAATAAATGTGTTCGAAATATAAATTAGATGGGTGTattaaattaagattttaaaagaaaaatataaaaaaaattatggtattcaatcaagacttttaaataataaattttgtaatatttaattaagattttttagatttttttaggaGGACATCCgatgatatttaattaatttttttcataatttataacttaaaaaaaatatgataccgAAAAGTAtacaaatttcaataattttttagatgaatttcaatggattttttgagatatttagtaaaaattataaataatatatctatCAAATAATctcattcaaattttttattttgctggattttttttgtttttttttttgttcccctggatttcgtttttttttcctatcacatataaatatataatattttctttcttgttaaAGACAATACAGACATTCACCACGCCCACTACTACTTCATAATTTCCAGTTTGGACACAATTCTAAACACAATAAGTGCCTGGATAACTTGATAAGGTGAATAGAGTACAAATATTCATGTCATGCCACAGCAGCTATAAAAACACACATACTGACATATACACAAATACCACTGCCGTTCTACTTCACAAATAAAGCATAACCCACGTCACCTATATCACTAATGTTTGAATTCCATATGTCAAAATCGCTGCTATACATGCTCCCCCCGCTCCAATATACGAAACTTGATTTATCTTCCAAATGACCACACTCCAGTAACTGATTCCAGTTACATGCCTCTTCAATAGATTTaaattcacttttaaaaattcCAGTAACATGACTCAGTAATATAAAAGTTGAGAGACTTcttctaaattttataaatctctaaaaatctatttaaatttttatgatataaattcatttaaatttaaattataaaatttaaattataaaaatcttttcaaaaatttaataagtCACAGcattgttatataatattttaaaacttataagACTTTCTTatcctaaaataatattttaaaatcttaatggAATATACCCTTGGGATATGTTTGGTTCGATTTATTTTTAGCTTAATTTCTCCTTTTATGTAAAAGTTGGGCCAAACCAGTTTTAGAGGACCAAAAGTGGTGTGCATTAAAAAATTGGAGGaaccaaaaacaaataatatagtCTACTTTTTGCATATCaattatccttttttattttttaagcattaattatttataattatctaGAAATAatcttgataatatatatatatatatatatatatatatatatatagagagagagagagagagagagagagagagactttgTCAAGGGAGTATAGTTCCGTTCTTGAGTAGGTatgtgagttattataaattgtatGGCATTGCCTTTAATTCCtacacataaaaatatatattggcttttatcattttctatttcaaattttcttattctaacatttttttatcatgcatattttgtaatatttaaatttatgataaagtATTGAAAGTTTGCGATTCTTAccataaagtaattaaaatttaatataaaaggtCAAGATTCTTCattattattaacaattttttgtaaaattttatttcaatattaatttcttatttagcTGTAGTTTTTAAAGTGACTTGTATTTTAATATCGTCTACCTTTTGCATACcaattattccttttttttcttaagcataaattatttttaattttacctaGATGTGATTTTTTAGGATGATCTTGATCTTCATAACGTACATGAATAGataaattatatcatattaataatacttTTGAGTTTAATATATGGGTATAcattgatagtgtaaaataattttacatagtCGTCTAATCACAAATCAACGTTATTATatgatttcttaaaataattatcataaaaatcaacaacctTGTCATACATGATGAACTATGATTGGATgacagtataaaattattttttgctgaTAATGTGTAACCTATTTTCTATCTCATTGTTTTGCATACAATCTTGTCAATCAAGTTTGAACCTAAACCTTATGCAATGTGTTAGAATCCcactttataatttatttccttttatagaTAGGATTTAAATCCCATAACTAGTTTAGGAATCATGGACccttaattataagaattaaaacaaTGATGCACATTAGTTCAGGAGTTTCCTTTTTTAGATTACCTTGTATTCTATTAAAAAGCAATTGCTCTTTTTACTTACCTTAATTGTTTCTTATCTATTAATACCCATCTTCTCCAATCATAATAAGAAAGAGAACAAGTTTATCTCATTAACTCCAT is a genomic window containing:
- the LOC100813053 gene encoding bZIP transcription factor 53, which produces MDETNMKRRALNREYARQSRLRKHKRLEDLTNEVNMLQSANKKLVESIKAKEEAYAETEVDNNILRAQTVELTDRLRFLHSIIQVAEKAKGLSVNVKIPNLKP